One Deltaproteobacteria bacterium DNA window includes the following coding sequences:
- a CDS encoding ABC transporter ATP-binding protein: RRGEVRLFEKPARDYARLEAARYIAYVAQDLAPVFGYTVAEFVMMGRRPYQGLWPFDNEEDERAAREAMHETETDLFAQRTLFELSGGERRRVTIAAALAQEPSILLLDEPTAALDLHYQLQIHDLLDRLNRERSITTIVVTHDLNLAALYFPRVVMLDRGRIIADGPPAEVLTDERLAEVYGIAVTRARHPDGTPFIAAWPGRREPGVSR, translated from the coding sequence CCGGCGCGGCGAGGTCCGTCTCTTCGAAAAACCCGCCCGCGATTACGCCCGGCTCGAAGCGGCGCGCTATATCGCCTACGTCGCACAGGATCTCGCGCCGGTCTTCGGCTATACCGTTGCCGAATTCGTGATGATGGGGCGGCGACCCTATCAGGGCCTATGGCCCTTCGACAACGAAGAGGACGAGCGCGCCGCGCGCGAGGCCATGCACGAAACCGAGACCGATTTATTTGCCCAGCGCACGCTGTTCGAGCTGTCGGGCGGCGAACGGCGGCGCGTGACCATCGCCGCGGCGCTGGCCCAGGAGCCGTCGATCCTGCTGCTCGACGAACCCACGGCGGCGCTCGACCTTCACTACCAATTGCAGATTCACGACCTGCTGGACCGCCTGAACCGCGAGCGCTCGATCACGACGATCGTCGTCACGCACGACCTCAACCTCGCGGCGCTCTATTTCCCGCGTGTGGTGATGCTCGATCGCGGCCGGATCATCGCCGACGGTCCGCCCGCCGAAGTGCTGACCGACGAGCGACTCGCCGAGGTGTACGGCATCGCGGTCACGCGCGCCCGACACCCGGACGGCACGCCGTTCATCGCGGCATGGCCCGGCCGGCGCGAACCGGGGGTGTCGCGATGA